The Rhodamnia argentea isolate NSW1041297 chromosome 7, ASM2092103v1, whole genome shotgun sequence genome contains the following window.
GTCTCCCCACCAAGGTGCGGTCGAGACATCGTGGAGAAGATGGAATTAAGCGTGCCTAAGAACATTGCAGGCGACTGATGGGACGGAACAAAGGACTGGGGAGGACAATAATCGGCTCTCTTCGCTCTTAAAGGACCAAACTTGCAGGCGTTGCTCCCTCAAATTCCTTGGTGGTTCTAAAGTTGGCCGAGGCCCAATGTCTTGTTTATGCCGGAAAAGGTGCGAAAAACCTCGGACGAATCAATGGTTATGACGGTGTTGGGCCGCGAAGACTGAGATATACAATAATAACTTCTCCTTAATCGATGCATAGCAGTCCAAGATCAATTTAGGCAGTCGAATGATTAAACCATAAGGTACGCATGACCTTCAGCGCACACACAGAGTCATCATCTCCTTCCTTTAGGAACGGGCAAAAGACAAGTAATAAATATTGAAGTCCCTCCACAaagttcccggtccggtcccatCTTGGAATCAGGAATCGGATGAGTTCCCAGTTTTAAGGACAggaaatcggaccggaccgctTCTAGGATTTGGGTTCCTTTTCCTATTCACTATACAATGGCTTCTtgaagaaaagaagggaaagaaaatgccCCCCGGGTGATGGACGTAATCACTATAGGAGCGGGCTTTTAAGAGGTGGGGCTGAGTTAGGCAGGGGATTGATCGAGAGCTATTGGAGACCATTTAACAACAATGGAGGGTTGAAATTCTCTAGCTAGCCATACTTTCAACAAGGATTTTTAACTAATGCGAGGTTAGCTCGCATAACTAGACACTTTGAAGAATGTGGACCCCTTGACACCTAATTAATTGTCTGGTTTATATTCAACTCGCACGATTCATATCCACGCAAGAACTGACTCCACATTCCGATTAGGGTCCAATCGCAGTCATGTGCCATTATTGTTAAGTACGAATTGGTGGACATTATGCGATAAGATTAGGGTACGGACAGACGTACCATGTCGCTGGTGGGAGGAAGGCTATCAGAGTAAGAACTGGCGGCGCTGCGACGGATGGCGGTGGCGAGGCGACAGGGATGACCCCTCGGACCCCGATGGCTCGGGCCCGGGCTCGTCGACCTGGTACTCCATGTTCACTCCGAACAACCTCAGCAACCCTTTCGAATTCCCCGGTCTTCGGCCGTCCGACCCTGAAATAACACGTAGGATGAGTTGTTCGGCTTATCTCGAAATCACGATGCCAGAAGAAGCGGTCGATCATATTTGAAATGAATGTTTATCACGAGAACACAAACGAAACGTTTGGGGTGAAGCATTACGAAATGAACACTAAtcttaagaggatttaagtaaTTAACTGGGGCTCGAGATCCTCTGATAAAATGCACATGACCATCAGAAAtacaaaaagttaatttttagatAACTGTAGCCATGCATTTAATGCAGAGATTTATTTATTAaccaagaaaacccaaaaaaaaaaaaacgaaatagttgaaaaggaaagaaagacagGTTGGGTTGGACGATGTCAAACCCACGATCACTATACCTGCATGAGCAGAGTCTGGTCGCGGTCGGCATGGCACAAGAGGCCCATCATCTCCCTGGTGCGCACTAGGGTAAGCAAAATttggatgatgatggtgatgatggtggtggtggtccgaGTCCGAGTACAtcgccctcctcctcccccacccgtcgtcgccgccgccgccgccctcctGAGCCGGCGCTGCCGCCCCGCGCCGCCTCCACCCGATGAAGATCCGCTCGCCGTTCGCGCGGTGGCGCTCGAAGAAGACGACGTCGCCGGCGTCGAGCCTCTTCTCCTTCACGTAACGGCTCCACCCTTTGGTCAGCACGTAGCTCTGGCTACTGCTCCAGTACGAATACCTGAAACACATAATTTTAAAGAAGGAAAGTAAGATGATAGCGAACacataaaaaaacagaaaaagaagtcTTGGTCTACGCAAATATCTTTGCACACACACCGTCATACACAACGTGTTAAGATGGCTTGCGGAGAATCTTTTCTACTATTCGCCATGCACACAGCGATAATCAATGTGCGAATTTTCCAAATTCCAACCAGAATCAGTACGAAAATGacaaagtgagagagagagagagagagagagagagagagagagagagaaaagtcttTGCCACCGCGTGTTGACTTGTCCGAATTGCTGGAAAAAAAATGGGGGCCAAGCGAGGACTAAGAGCATAATGAAGAAGTACCTGAATCTCCAGAACTTGCCGGACTCGTCCTCGAAGCTGAGCAGCAGCCCCTTGTCGACCGAGTCGCCGCCCAGCGGGAAGTACTTCTCGGCGTGCTGCTTCGGTATGACGAGGCGGTTGAGCTTCCCGACGTCGCTCGGCGTCAGCGGCTTCTCGAACAGCACTTCCTTGTCGAGCTCCGACGGCACCCCGGGCTCCTCGCCTCGGTCTCCACCGCAGCCGCCGTCGATGGCTTGCTCATCGAGATCTTCTTCGTCGTCCTCACCCTCGCGGTTGAGGTTGAAATTGAGAGTGGTGGTGCTGTGGCCGCGGTGGAAGGTCCAAGGCGGGGTTGAgaattggtggtggtggtgtggtTTGGAAGGCGATGAAGAAGGAATGTCCATGAAGGGCGGCTgctgttggtggtggtggtggtggtggtggtcttgAGAGCCAGTCCACCACAGTGTTTCCGGGAGGTCTTGAGAGAAATGGTTTATGGacatttttagagagagaatggcGCTATATGCTTTGGAAAAAGATGGGAGAGGGAGG
Protein-coding sequences here:
- the LOC115741906 gene encoding B3 domain-containing protein At2g36080-like → MSINHFSQDLPETLWWTGSQDHHHHHHHQQQPPFMDIPSSSPSKPHHHHQFSTPPWTFHRGHSTTTLNFNLNREGEDDEEDLDEQAIDGGCGGDRGEEPGVPSELDKEVLFEKPLTPSDVGKLNRLVIPKQHAEKYFPLGGDSVDKGLLLSFEDESGKFWRFRYSYWSSSQSYVLTKGWSRYVKEKRLDAGDVVFFERHRANGERIFIGWRRRGAAAPAQEGGGGGDDGWGRRRAMYSDSDHHHHHHHHHPNFAYPSAHQGDDGPLVPCRPRPDSAHAGSDGRRPGNSKGLLRLFGVNMEYQVDEPGPEPSGSEGSSLSPRHRHPSQRRQFLL